The following coding sequences are from one Leptospira stimsonii window:
- a CDS encoding N-acetylneuraminate synthase family protein — protein sequence MNFQKEFSIANNVDVGNEHPPVIVAEIGLNHNNDEEIGKQTIAAAKKAGAQAVKFQSYVTEEFIDVNNPDSKILVDIFKKYELSESMHRKFQKAAENEGLIFFSTPLCVSSLRLLEALKVPAIKIASGDVTNKTLLKETARTKLPVILSSGAADFFEVNRAVSFLEEEGTTKLCLLHCVSLYPTPPEKANLRIVETFRTLYPFPIGFSDHTAGNVAATVAVSLGATMIEKHFTLDKNLDGPDHGISANPEELKAVCENALLAWKMRGNRDKKPWKEEVNGRFFGRRALYADKDGNPIALRPDLTQRSAEFLDSWEVETTKHLKGQVGKPFHV from the coding sequence ATGAACTTTCAAAAAGAATTCTCAATCGCAAATAACGTGGACGTCGGAAACGAACATCCTCCCGTAATCGTCGCAGAAATCGGACTCAATCACAACAACGATGAAGAGATCGGCAAACAAACGATTGCCGCGGCGAAAAAAGCGGGAGCTCAAGCGGTAAAGTTCCAATCCTACGTAACGGAAGAATTCATAGACGTAAACAATCCTGACTCTAAGATCTTAGTCGATATATTCAAAAAATATGAACTTTCGGAATCGATGCATAGAAAATTCCAGAAAGCCGCCGAAAACGAGGGTCTTATCTTTTTTTCCACACCCCTCTGTGTGAGTTCCTTGCGACTCCTCGAGGCTTTAAAGGTTCCTGCGATCAAGATCGCGAGCGGAGACGTTACGAACAAAACTCTCCTAAAAGAGACGGCAAGAACGAAACTTCCGGTTATCCTATCTTCCGGCGCGGCGGATTTTTTCGAGGTCAACAGGGCCGTTTCTTTTTTGGAAGAGGAAGGGACAACGAAACTTTGTCTTTTACACTGTGTATCGCTCTACCCTACTCCGCCTGAAAAAGCGAACTTAAGAATCGTAGAAACGTTCCGTACTCTTTATCCGTTTCCGATCGGATTTTCGGATCATACTGCAGGAAATGTCGCGGCGACCGTCGCCGTTTCCCTTGGAGCGACGATGATCGAAAAACACTTCACACTCGATAAAAATTTGGACGGACCCGATCATGGAATTTCGGCGAACCCCGAAGAATTAAAAGCCGTTTGCGAAAACGCTCTTCTCGCTTGGAAAATGAGAGGGAATAGAGATAAAAAACCTTGGAAAGAGGAAGTAAACGGAAGATTCTTCGGAAGAAGAGCCCTATACGCGGATAAGGACGGAAACCCGATCGCACTCCGACCGGATCTGACACAAAGAAGCGCCGAATTTTTGGATTCTTGGGAAGTGGAAACGACCAAACACCTAAAAGGTCAAGTCGGAAAACCGTTTCATGTATAA
- a CDS encoding M23 family metallopeptidase, producing MYKNFIIFKMKLRLTKILFLILLSQVSIEAAPNFGNFGSEVDFIDFGRWTTAPFSYSVSSAFSAEYGGFNLFDSDPQTHWYSSNQPGNEWIIVDFGSKRLINGLEITVPLFRKERAVKRYEIQVLIRDEWRTILTNEKVELINLHKLENLDASVLRIYFPNTTERGVVISDLKLLLNQRLLNGIEPRLRGYTFPVLGGLIPALDFQLPNAPRVYRNGVHKGIDIYKKKDADGQIRNLNFQDEAVAPGDGIVVRADHSYSPMTLADYEYHTSQSHKGTVTYVEKDFGGRQVWIDHGNGVMTSFNHLSSIKNNLRVGSKIKQGEIVGTVGNSGLIEEAKGSMENTHLHFEIWVDGEFFGNGIPPAQVRKLLQYFFKRSGAD from the coding sequence ATGTATAAGAATTTCATAATATTTAAAATGAAATTACGCTTAACAAAAATTCTATTCTTGATTCTTCTTTCGCAAGTGTCGATCGAGGCCGCCCCGAATTTCGGAAACTTCGGATCCGAAGTGGACTTTATCGATTTTGGGAGATGGACGACAGCGCCATTCAGTTATTCCGTCTCCTCCGCTTTTTCCGCCGAATACGGCGGTTTTAACCTTTTCGACTCCGATCCGCAAACGCACTGGTATTCCTCGAATCAACCGGGAAACGAATGGATCATCGTGGACTTCGGCTCTAAACGTCTCATCAACGGTCTTGAAATCACAGTTCCTCTTTTTCGAAAAGAAAGAGCGGTTAAAAGATATGAGATCCAGGTTTTGATCCGAGACGAATGGAGAACCATCCTTACGAATGAAAAAGTGGAACTGATCAACCTTCACAAACTTGAAAATCTTGACGCATCCGTTTTAAGAATTTATTTCCCAAATACGACCGAAAGAGGAGTTGTGATCAGCGATCTTAAACTTTTACTAAATCAGAGATTACTCAACGGAATCGAACCGAGACTACGTGGATATACGTTTCCGGTTTTAGGCGGACTCATTCCCGCACTCGACTTCCAACTTCCCAACGCTCCTCGAGTCTATCGAAACGGAGTACATAAGGGAATTGATATATACAAAAAGAAAGATGCGGATGGACAAATTCGAAATCTAAACTTTCAGGATGAGGCCGTCGCTCCGGGAGACGGGATCGTCGTTCGCGCGGATCATTCGTATTCTCCGATGACGTTAGCCGATTACGAATACCATACTTCTCAGTCTCACAAAGGTACGGTTACTTACGTAGAGAAAGATTTCGGCGGAAGACAGGTTTGGATCGACCACGGAAACGGAGTGATGACGAGCTTCAATCACCTCTCCTCCATCAAAAACAATCTGCGGGTGGGAAGCAAAATCAAACAAGGTGAAATCGTTGGAACCGTCGGCAATTCGGGGCTCATCGAAGAAGCGAAAGGTTCGATGGAGAATACGCACCTTCACTTCGAGATTTGGGTGGACGGAGAATTTTTCGGAAACGGAATTCCTCCGGCACAGGTTCGAAAACTTTTGCAGTATTTTTTCAAACGAAGCGGAGCGGATTGA
- the fliF gene encoding flagellar basal-body MS-ring/collar protein FliF — MPEQLQKIINNVREFFTTLDTTKKLILGGVALTVIVAIGILSTISLQKNRVVLFKDLTSKDFAEVTKKLDSLGYQYGTSDTSIITVDPEQRQEIVTKLAQENLIPAGVQGWELFNVDKFTETQFDKDIKKYRALKGAIEQSLMTLRSVDKAYVNIAFPEDELFSSNASPVKASVILHYIPGVESLSRKEVKGIVNLISRAVPKLKPENVSVADADGKIISDFEEDLEKERLELRIVQEKLRIGEEQRIQRLIDMRNTLRWLLGGEERVDITRFEYNLNWDKESYKDNSVSPVVAIPDNPNTPYSELKLVDGYSLKVSSKETKEDFKGRGFTPDGPAGTEPNIPPGYKDTDYQKSEYSKSENVNNYEFNRRVSEVQKQPWKVEKINLSVVIDGMWEKKEKEDGTGYERKYIPVSDDELRQIRKNLEAAVGLDKARGDQISVITIPKDRSAQFAAEDEELRKQKAIRQMIIASLIIILLLIVSILVYRAVKKEIARRRRLREEELAAQQQMMREAALRVMDEGGAEVELSLDEKYRRELLENAINLAREKPEEVAQLLRTWLSEEEAS; from the coding sequence ATGCCAGAGCAATTGCAGAAAATCATTAATAACGTTCGAGAGTTTTTCACAACTCTGGACACGACCAAAAAACTCATCCTCGGAGGAGTTGCGTTAACCGTCATCGTAGCGATCGGGATTCTCTCTACGATCTCTCTGCAAAAGAACCGAGTCGTCCTCTTCAAAGATCTCACGAGTAAGGATTTCGCCGAGGTTACCAAAAAGCTGGATTCTCTCGGTTACCAATACGGAACTTCCGATACGAGCATCATCACCGTCGACCCCGAACAAAGACAAGAGATTGTCACAAAACTCGCTCAGGAAAATTTAATCCCCGCGGGAGTTCAAGGTTGGGAACTTTTCAACGTGGATAAATTCACCGAGACCCAGTTCGACAAGGACATCAAGAAATATCGAGCTCTCAAAGGGGCCATCGAACAATCCTTGATGACACTTCGCTCCGTTGACAAGGCATACGTCAACATCGCATTCCCCGAAGACGAACTCTTCTCCTCAAACGCTTCTCCAGTAAAAGCTTCCGTTATTCTTCACTACATTCCCGGCGTTGAATCTCTTTCCAGAAAGGAAGTAAAAGGGATCGTAAACTTGATCTCGAGAGCGGTTCCGAAGTTAAAGCCGGAAAACGTGAGCGTTGCCGACGCGGACGGTAAGATCATCAGCGATTTCGAAGAAGATCTCGAAAAGGAAAGGCTCGAACTCAGAATCGTTCAGGAAAAGTTAAGAATCGGCGAAGAACAAAGAATCCAAAGATTGATCGATATGAGAAACACACTTCGTTGGCTTCTCGGGGGCGAAGAAAGAGTCGACATTACACGTTTTGAATATAACTTAAACTGGGACAAAGAATCCTATAAAGACAACTCCGTTTCTCCGGTCGTCGCGATTCCCGATAACCCGAACACTCCCTACTCCGAATTAAAACTCGTGGACGGTTATTCTTTGAAAGTCTCTTCCAAAGAAACCAAAGAAGACTTCAAAGGAAGAGGATTTACTCCGGATGGTCCCGCCGGAACCGAGCCGAACATTCCTCCCGGATACAAGGATACGGACTATCAAAAATCCGAATATAGCAAATCCGAAAACGTCAATAACTACGAATTCAACAGAAGAGTTTCCGAAGTTCAAAAACAACCTTGGAAAGTCGAGAAGATCAACCTTTCCGTCGTGATCGACGGGATGTGGGAAAAGAAAGAAAAAGAAGACGGAACCGGATACGAAAGAAAATACATTCCGGTTTCGGACGACGAACTCAGACAAATTCGGAAGAACTTAGAAGCCGCGGTCGGTCTCGATAAAGCGAGAGGGGATCAGATTTCCGTAATCACGATTCCAAAAGACAGATCGGCTCAGTTCGCCGCGGAAGACGAAGAACTCCGCAAGCAGAAAGCGATCCGCCAAATGATCATCGCGTCTTTGATCATCATTCTTCTCCTCATCGTAAGCATCCTGGTTTACAGAGCGGTTAAGAAAGAAATCGCAAGAAGAAGAAGACTCAGAGAAGAAGAACTCGCGGCTCAACAGCAGATGATGAGAGAAGCGGCCCTCCGAGTCATGGACGAAGGTGGTGCGGAAGTGGAACTCTCTCTCGACGAAAAGTATCGAAGAGAACTCCTCGAAAACGCGATCAACCTCGCAAGGGAAAAACCGGAAGAAGTCGCACAGCTTCTCCGCACTTGGCTCTCTGAAGAGGAAGCAAGCTGA
- a CDS encoding FliG C-terminal domain-containing protein produces MNSLSSRQNRAGSLLRILGEHLPPEVYRHLGPETTGKLLETFHKTGKPDSKEEREILSSFLGSLSKIQREENIDPESLNLIRELEALLKEEKEERDLLQDLKQKSAEEISRIVSGENSDLIALVLCFGNPDASAAVLNDFPESRKEEILIQIHDLDLSSEYEKNRLERFLKFKLEALALEEKSLPTRNQRGKKAADLLGRLNPGDSQKIFDRIREKRPGFAENIIEHFFRMEDLLFLEREPLNRFFSSFHPIVLACALKGTETEIQLRILEKLEPALSASIRLESDSMGPISLAEMETAQNGILERLREEIEEGSIKFWRAT; encoded by the coding sequence ATGAATTCCCTGTCGTCCAGACAAAATAGAGCGGGAAGTCTTCTCCGGATCTTGGGAGAACATCTCCCTCCGGAAGTCTACCGCCACTTAGGTCCGGAGACGACGGGGAAACTTCTCGAGACGTTTCACAAAACGGGAAAACCCGATTCCAAGGAAGAGAGAGAAATTCTCTCTTCTTTCTTAGGTTCTCTTTCCAAAATTCAGAGAGAGGAGAATATAGATCCCGAAAGTCTCAATCTGATTCGGGAACTGGAAGCTCTTCTCAAAGAAGAGAAAGAGGAAAGAGATCTCTTACAAGACCTCAAACAGAAAAGCGCGGAAGAAATTTCCAGAATCGTTTCGGGTGAGAATTCGGATCTGATCGCCTTGGTTCTTTGTTTCGGAAACCCGGACGCGTCCGCCGCGGTGTTAAACGACTTCCCCGAATCGAGAAAAGAAGAAATCCTCATCCAAATCCATGATCTCGACCTTTCCAGCGAGTATGAGAAGAATCGCCTGGAACGCTTTCTGAAGTTCAAATTAGAAGCGCTCGCTTTGGAAGAGAAGAGCCTTCCGACTCGAAACCAGAGAGGAAAAAAGGCCGCGGACCTTTTGGGAAGACTCAATCCCGGAGATTCTCAAAAAATCTTCGATCGAATCCGCGAGAAGAGGCCCGGTTTTGCCGAAAATATAATTGAACACTTCTTTCGGATGGAAGATCTGTTATTCTTAGAAAGAGAACCTTTGAATAGATTCTTTTCTTCTTTTCATCCGATCGTTCTCGCCTGTGCGCTCAAAGGCACGGAGACGGAAATTCAGCTCCGGATTCTTGAAAAATTAGAACCGGCTCTGAGCGCTTCGATTCGCCTGGAATCCGATTCCATGGGTCCGATCAGTCTCGCGGAAATGGAGACGGCTCAGAATGGAATTCTCGAAAGACTCCGGGAAGAGATCGAGGAAGGAAGTATCAAATTTTGGAGAGCTACGTAA
- the fliH gene encoding flagellar assembly protein FliH, with the protein MAKLVFKPIQIADIKDQVELAIPDKYKKFHRDEDAEEFEVDQEGNIIEQYQGPSIEEIEAELSRYREENEEQVRKLLEDARKKSEEIEEEGRKRAFQMIQDSKEKVKLEEDTGKAKAEQILDRAKMEVERMIKEAEMKVAEIEHEAYLKGYDAGREVGFKKGQGEVRRLIDRLGTIVGKAIDIREEIIQASEKQMVEMILIIARKVIKDEIIERKEIVLNNIREALKRIKDRDRVDIRVNFADLELTTAHKDELIKLMESLRKVNIYEDSRVDRGGVIIETDVGAIDARISTQLKEIEEAIRNAEPI; encoded by the coding sequence ATGGCCAAACTCGTCTTTAAACCGATTCAAATCGCTGACATCAAAGATCAGGTAGAATTAGCGATTCCTGATAAATACAAAAAATTTCACAGAGACGAGGACGCCGAAGAGTTCGAGGTAGACCAAGAAGGAAATATCATCGAACAATATCAGGGCCCTTCGATCGAAGAGATCGAAGCGGAACTGAGCCGTTATCGAGAAGAGAACGAAGAACAGGTTCGTAAACTTCTCGAAGACGCGAGAAAAAAATCGGAAGAGATCGAGGAAGAAGGACGCAAGCGCGCCTTCCAGATGATCCAAGATTCCAAAGAAAAAGTTAAATTAGAAGAAGATACCGGAAAAGCAAAAGCGGAACAGATTCTCGACCGTGCGAAGATGGAAGTCGAGAGAATGATCAAAGAAGCCGAGATGAAGGTCGCGGAGATCGAACACGAGGCTTACTTAAAAGGTTACGATGCCGGACGAGAAGTCGGTTTCAAAAAAGGTCAAGGTGAAGTTCGAAGACTCATCGACCGTTTGGGAACCATCGTCGGTAAGGCGATCGATATTCGAGAAGAAATCATTCAGGCGTCCGAGAAACAGATGGTCGAGATGATTTTGATCATCGCGCGAAAAGTGATCAAAGACGAGATCATTGAGAGAAAGGAAATCGTTCTCAACAATATTAGAGAAGCCTTAAAGAGAATCAAAGACAGAGACCGAGTGGATATTCGGGTCAACTTCGCGGACTTGGAACTCACGACAGCTCACAAAGACGAACTTATCAAACTTATGGAATCTCTTCGCAAGGTCAATATCTACGAAGATTCGCGTGTGGATCGTGGAGGTGTTATCATCGAGACGGACGTGGGAGCGATCGACGCGAGGATTTCAACTCAGCTCAAAGAAATCGAGGAAGCCATTCGAAATGCGGAGCCGATCTAA
- the fliI gene encoding flagellar protein export ATPase FliI → MIEKKFHEKIDVMSKYFLIMDRTETIRKSGKVIRVSGNVIYSEGPPDSKIGELMDVQKSGKEGYLQCEIVGFEGHVYTLMPLGPVEGIYPEAFVFSSGRKLSIPVGKELLGRVLNGVGRPIDKKGHIITKEERPPDAEVPNPLDRPIIRDILMTGVRAIDGILTIGRGQRVGIFSGSGVGKSSLLGMIARYTDADVNVIALVGERGREVNEFIELDLGKEGLQKSVVLAATSDSPKMEQVNCALLATAIAEYFRDQGKHVNLMMDSLTRFAQANREISASNHEPPITRGFSSSVFSKLAKLVERSGTSKSGGTITGFYTVLTEADEMEDPVADAVRGYIDGHIILSRKLAERNHYPAVDIPASLSRVMARIAPEDQNLRAGMIRELISVYNSAEELIRLNAYVSGSDPRVDMAIRKKDKIDRYLKQKIHERSTFSQAVKGLKEILEEEQEDEEF, encoded by the coding sequence ATGATTGAAAAGAAATTTCACGAGAAAATAGACGTCATGTCCAAATATTTCCTGATTATGGATCGGACGGAAACGATCCGGAAATCCGGCAAAGTCATTCGTGTTTCTGGAAACGTCATCTATTCAGAAGGTCCTCCGGATTCTAAAATTGGCGAACTCATGGATGTCCAAAAGAGCGGAAAAGAAGGATATCTCCAATGCGAGATCGTCGGGTTCGAGGGACACGTCTACACTCTTATGCCCCTCGGCCCCGTGGAAGGAATCTATCCAGAAGCCTTTGTCTTTTCCTCAGGACGCAAACTCTCCATTCCAGTCGGGAAAGAACTCCTAGGTCGGGTCCTCAACGGTGTAGGAAGACCCATCGATAAAAAAGGTCATATTATCACAAAGGAAGAGCGCCCTCCGGACGCCGAAGTCCCGAATCCACTGGACCGTCCGATCATCCGAGACATCCTCATGACCGGGGTTCGCGCAATCGATGGAATTCTTACCATAGGAAGAGGACAGAGAGTTGGAATTTTCTCCGGCTCGGGAGTTGGTAAATCCAGCCTCTTAGGAATGATCGCGCGCTATACGGATGCGGACGTAAACGTAATCGCCCTCGTCGGAGAGCGCGGACGAGAAGTAAACGAATTCATAGAATTAGATTTAGGAAAAGAAGGACTCCAAAAATCCGTCGTCCTCGCGGCGACCTCCGATTCTCCCAAGATGGAACAAGTCAACTGCGCCCTCCTCGCTACCGCTATCGCGGAATACTTTCGAGATCAGGGAAAACACGTAAACCTCATGATGGATTCCTTGACAAGATTCGCGCAAGCCAACCGAGAAATTTCCGCTTCGAATCATGAACCTCCGATCACGAGAGGTTTTAGCTCCTCCGTCTTTTCTAAACTCGCCAAGCTCGTGGAACGTTCCGGAACATCCAAATCCGGCGGAACCATCACCGGTTTTTACACAGTCTTAACCGAAGCGGATGAAATGGAAGATCCAGTTGCAGACGCTGTTCGAGGATATATCGACGGACATATTATCCTCAGCAGAAAGCTCGCGGAAAGAAATCATTATCCTGCAGTCGATATCCCGGCTTCGCTCTCGCGCGTCATGGCAAGAATCGCACCGGAAGATCAAAACCTAAGAGCAGGAATGATTCGAGAACTCATCAGCGTCTATAATTCCGCTGAAGAATTGATCCGCCTGAACGCCTATGTATCCGGTTCCGATCCAAGAGTCGATATGGCGATCCGAAAGAAGGATAAGATCGATCGTTATCTGAAACAAAAGATCCATGAAAGAAGCACTTTCTCGCAAGCAGTCAAAGGCCTAAAAGAAATTTTAGAAGAAGAACAAGAAGACGAGGAATTCTAA
- the fliJ gene encoding flagellar export protein FliJ has translation MKRFEFSLEPVLNLRKKKEDEKLKAFSLVAGEINQIRNEILENEKQIDLLTGESYSLHGASLRDYQLHQGYIRSLITQNENLESDIDKKKPELDSKRSELILAQKDRKILEILKDNQYKQYRKLYFKKEKFELEEHYNQLKSIQWREIRESTQSEPPPRIFTFDTGTNAESANDDAGLSELKKLYERFKK, from the coding sequence TTGAAACGTTTTGAATTCAGCCTGGAACCAGTTCTCAATCTTAGAAAGAAGAAGGAAGACGAAAAACTCAAAGCGTTTTCCCTAGTTGCAGGCGAAATCAACCAGATTCGAAACGAGATCCTGGAGAATGAAAAGCAGATCGACCTTCTCACGGGAGAATCCTATTCTCTCCACGGAGCCTCTCTGAGAGACTACCAACTGCACCAAGGTTATATCCGCTCTCTTATTACCCAAAACGAAAATTTAGAATCGGATATCGATAAGAAAAAACCGGAACTCGATTCGAAAAGATCCGAATTGATCCTCGCGCAGAAAGATCGAAAGATATTAGAAATCTTAAAAGACAATCAATATAAACAATATCGAAAACTTTATTTTAAAAAAGAGAAATTCGAACTCGAAGAACATTATAATCAGCTAAAATCCATCCAATGGAGAGAAATCCGTGAATCCACTCAATCTGAACCGCCTCCGAGAATCTTTACATTCGATACGGGAACAAACGCAGAAAGCGCAAACGACGACGCAGGGCTCTCAGAGCTTAAAAAACTCTACGAGCGATTCAAAAAGTGA
- a CDS encoding periplasmic-type flagellar collar protein FlbB has product MASLSDKARATYLVLLIFFLLGIGFFVFDYFQIINASDIFPFLRKEPGLVNQDNESPSELQKLEFTKAQERFAEELDELEKRKAELLAEKGRLEAEMEKLEEMRKGLITKEKDMKSSEAEKNSRQKLVKVLADKVGNMPPDSAVGMLLNWPDGDIIDVFIQMDKDAEDEGRPTITTYLLTLFPADRRAMITNKWLSRSGGIKTPGIPDDAVEANP; this is encoded by the coding sequence ATGGCATCGTTAAGCGACAAAGCAAGAGCCACCTATCTGGTGCTTCTCATCTTCTTTCTCTTAGGAATCGGTTTTTTCGTTTTTGATTACTTTCAGATCATAAATGCCTCCGATATTTTTCCCTTTTTGAGAAAGGAACCTGGCCTCGTGAATCAGGACAACGAGTCCCCTTCCGAACTTCAAAAGCTGGAATTTACGAAGGCTCAAGAAAGATTTGCGGAAGAATTGGACGAGCTTGAAAAACGAAAGGCCGAACTCCTCGCGGAAAAAGGGCGACTGGAAGCGGAGATGGAAAAACTCGAAGAGATGAGAAAAGGTCTTATCACAAAAGAGAAAGACATGAAATCTTCAGAAGCGGAAAAAAATAGCCGCCAGAAATTGGTAAAAGTGCTCGCCGATAAAGTCGGGAATATGCCTCCTGATTCCGCAGTAGGGATGCTCTTAAACTGGCCTGATGGAGATATCATAGACGTTTTTATTCAGATGGACAAGGACGCTGAAGACGAAGGGAGACCTACCATTACCACCTATCTTTTGACCCTCTTCCCTGCGGATAGAAGAGCGATGATCACTAACAAATGGCTCAGTCGATCAGGTGGAATCAAAACACCCGGAATTCCGGACGACGCAGTCGAAGCAAATCCATAA
- a CDS encoding TOBE domain-containing protein, with amino-acid sequence MKQYYKFLTLFCAFFFLVPLSISGKKKNGPPPKVSGYELVSNPSAAFGKTIQIAGTVSEILYKGNSIRFVVYFSGKPVALDSDAPSLISNVQVGSSVSVCGFYLKDRELKANGVATTMPFILVDSPDCR; translated from the coding sequence ATGAAACAATATTATAAATTCCTAACTCTTTTTTGCGCTTTTTTCTTTCTGGTTCCACTTTCTATTTCAGGAAAGAAAAAAAACGGCCCTCCTCCGAAAGTAAGCGGTTACGAACTTGTTTCCAATCCTTCGGCGGCCTTTGGAAAGACCATTCAGATCGCCGGAACCGTCTCGGAAATTCTTTATAAAGGAAACTCGATTCGTTTTGTAGTTTATTTTTCAGGAAAACCGGTCGCGTTAGATTCGGATGCCCCTTCCTTGATTTCAAATGTGCAAGTGGGAAGCTCCGTTTCCGTTTGCGGATTCTACCTCAAGGATAGAGAACTCAAAGCGAATGGAGTCGCGACGACGATGCCTTTTATTCTAGTCGACTCTCCAGATTGCAGATAA
- a CDS encoding guanylate kinase, which translates to MNSPKLFVLSSVAGGGKSTLIQKLRENHPEILFSISCTTRSPRPGDKEGVTYHFLSREEFEKGISESAFLEYAIVHDQYYGTPLKFIEDAFQKGASVIMDIDVQGAKIIKEKLPSKIVTIFILPPNEEEWEKRLRGRGTDSEENILKRIRNGKEELRRQDEFDFKIVNDDLETALKELEEIVFSKSK; encoded by the coding sequence CTGAATTCTCCTAAACTTTTTGTTCTCTCTTCCGTCGCCGGAGGAGGGAAGTCGACCCTGATACAGAAACTTCGTGAGAACCATCCGGAAATTTTGTTTTCCATTTCCTGCACCACTCGTTCCCCTCGTCCCGGGGATAAGGAAGGAGTAACGTATCATTTTCTCTCCAGAGAAGAATTTGAAAAGGGAATCTCTGAATCCGCTTTCTTAGAATACGCTATCGTCCATGACCAGTATTACGGAACGCCTCTAAAATTTATCGAAGACGCGTTTCAAAAAGGAGCTTCGGTGATCATGGATATTGACGTCCAAGGCGCGAAGATCATCAAAGAAAAACTACCTTCGAAAATCGTGACTATCTTTATTCTTCCACCGAATGAAGAAGAGTGGGAGAAACGATTGAGAGGTCGTGGGACCGACTCGGAAGAAAACATCTTGAAGAGAATTCGTAATGGAAAAGAAGAATTGCGTCGCCAAGACGAATTCGATTTTAAGATCGTGAACGACGATTTGGAAACGGCTCTCAAGGAATTGGAAGAAATCGTATTTTCGAAATCGAAATGA
- a CDS encoding DUF370 domain-containing protein, translating to MSQFSVLNVGFGNIVLVSKIVSIIHSDSASAKRIRNEAKTNNSLIDATQGKKTRSIIVTDSNHLILSNLRVESLTRRIESRDNSIASEEEELD from the coding sequence ATGTCCCAGTTTAGCGTATTGAACGTAGGATTCGGGAATATCGTTCTGGTTTCTAAGATCGTAAGCATCATTCATTCGGATTCTGCTTCGGCAAAAAGGATTCGAAATGAGGCAAAGACGAACAACAGTTTGATCGACGCGACTCAAGGTAAAAAGACCCGTTCGATTATCGTGACGGACAGCAATCATCTGATTCTTTCCAATTTAAGAGTAGAATCTCTTACAAGAAGAATCGAGTCCCGAGACAATTCCATCGCATCCGAAGAGGAAGAACTAGACTGA